Within the Salinimonas marina genome, the region ATGCGTTATGTCAGAATTTTTAATTGCGCCGTCTATTTTATCGGCCAATTTTGCCCGCCTGGGCGAAGAAGTAGATGCGGTACTTGAAGCCGGAGCTGATATTGTTCATTTTGATGTGATGGACAACCATTATGTGCCCAACCTGACGATTGGCCCTATGGTGTGCAAAGCCCTGCGCCAGCATGGCGTCACCGCTCCCATCGACGTGCACCTGATGGTGAAACCCGTAGACGCCATGATCAATCAGTTTGCCGAAGCCGGGGCCAGCTACATCAGCTTTCATCCAGAAGCTTCAGAGCATATCGACCGCTCGTTGCAGCTTATTATTGATGCGGGTTGCAAGCCTGGCCTGGTGTTTAATCCGGCCACCCCACTGCATTACCTGGATCATGTTATGGACAAGCTGCATCATATTCTGGTGATGTCGGTAAACCCAGGCTTTGGCGGGCAGCAGTTTCTGCCGTCAACCTATGATAAACTGCGCCAGGTACGCCAGCGCGTTGTCGAAAGTGGCAAAAATATCAGAATTGAAATTGACGGTGGCGTAAAAGTGGATAACATTCGTGCCGTTGCAGAAGCAGGTGCTGATATGTTTGTGGCCGGTTCTGCCATATTCAATGAGCCAGATTATCAACACGTCATCAAGCAAATGCGCAATGAATTGCGTCAGGCCAGGTAGTAGTTCGTCTAATTGTAGTTAAGGATTTTGGGTAAGCATCATGAGTAACAAACCTATTGTGTTAAGTGGCTGTCAGCCGTCGGGACAGTTAACCATCGGAAATTACATGGGCGCACTGAAGCAGTGGGTTTCGATGCAGGATGACTACGACTGTCTGTATATGCTGGTTGATTTGCATGCCATTACCGTTCGCCAGGACCCGAAGAGTCTGTATGACGCGTGTCTGGACGGCCTGGCGTTGTACCTTGCCTGTGGCATCGACCCGGATAAAAGCACCCTGTTTGTGCAATCCCATGTGCCCGAGC harbors:
- the rpe gene encoding ribulose-phosphate 3-epimerase; its protein translation is MSEFLIAPSILSANFARLGEEVDAVLEAGADIVHFDVMDNHYVPNLTIGPMVCKALRQHGVTAPIDVHLMVKPVDAMINQFAEAGASYISFHPEASEHIDRSLQLIIDAGCKPGLVFNPATPLHYLDHVMDKLHHILVMSVNPGFGGQQFLPSTYDKLRQVRQRVVESGKNIRIEIDGGVKVDNIRAVAEAGADMFVAGSAIFNEPDYQHVIKQMRNELRQAR